From Cellulophaga lytica DSM 7489, a single genomic window includes:
- the rocD gene encoding ornithine--oxo-acid transaminase, translating into MSIIQGSASADAIALEEKHGAHNYHPLPVVLNKGEGVYVWDVEGKKYYDFLSAYSAVNQGHCHPKIVGAMVNQAQTLTLTSRAFYNDMLGKFEKFATETFNYDKLLPMNTGAEAVETALKLCRKWAYEVKGIPENEAEIIVCENNFHGRTTTIISFSNDPVARKNFGPYTSGFIKIEYDNLVALEAALENNKNVAGFLVEPIQGEAGVYVPSEGYLAAAKALCKKHNVLFIADEVQTGIARTGRLLATCGNCTCADKNCSGTPEVKADILILGKALSGGSYPVSGVLANNDIMNVITPGNHGSTFGGNPVAAAIGIAALEVVRDEKLAENAQVLGELFREELGKFIETSDLVTLVRGKGLLNAIIINDTEDSSTAWDICMALKENGLLAKPTHGNIIRFAPPLVMTKEQLLECVAIITKTLSEFKK; encoded by the coding sequence ATGTCAATTATTCAAGGATCGGCATCTGCAGACGCAATTGCATTAGAAGAAAAGCACGGAGCTCACAATTACCACCCTTTACCTGTTGTATTAAACAAAGGAGAAGGTGTGTATGTGTGGGATGTGGAAGGTAAAAAATATTACGATTTTTTATCTGCTTATTCTGCAGTAAATCAAGGTCATTGTCACCCAAAAATTGTAGGTGCAATGGTAAACCAAGCACAAACATTAACACTTACCTCTAGAGCATTTTATAATGATATGCTAGGTAAGTTTGAAAAATTTGCAACAGAAACATTTAACTACGATAAGTTATTACCAATGAATACAGGTGCAGAAGCTGTAGAAACTGCACTAAAATTATGTAGAAAATGGGCATATGAAGTAAAAGGTATTCCTGAGAATGAAGCAGAGATTATTGTTTGTGAAAACAACTTTCACGGACGTACAACCACTATAATTTCATTTTCTAACGACCCTGTTGCTCGTAAAAACTTTGGCCCATACACTAGTGGTTTTATTAAAATTGAATATGATAATTTAGTTGCTCTTGAGGCTGCTCTAGAAAACAACAAAAACGTTGCAGGCTTTTTAGTAGAACCAATACAGGGTGAAGCTGGAGTTTATGTGCCAAGTGAAGGGTATTTAGCAGCAGCTAAAGCTTTGTGTAAAAAACACAATGTTTTATTTATAGCAGACGAAGTACAAACGGGTATTGCACGTACAGGTCGTTTATTAGCTACATGTGGTAATTGTACTTGTGCAGATAAAAATTGCTCTGGAACTCCTGAGGTTAAAGCAGACATTTTAATACTAGGGAAAGCATTGTCTGGTGGTTCTTATCCAGTTTCTGGTGTTTTGGCTAATAATGATATTATGAACGTTATTACTCCTGGTAACCACGGTAGTACATTTGGTGGTAACCCTGTAGCAGCTGCAATTGGTATTGCTGCTTTAGAGGTTGTTAGAGATGAAAAACTGGCAGAAAACGCTCAGGTTTTAGGTGAGTTGTTTAGAGAAGAATTAGGGAAATTTATAGAAACTAGCGATTTAGTTACGTTGGTAAGAGGTAAGGGCTTATTAAATGCTATTATAATTAATGATACAGAAGATAGTTCTACTGCTTGGGATATTTGTATGGCATTAAAAGAAAATGGTTTACTAGCTAAGCCAACACATGGTAACATTATTAGGTTTGCACCACCATTGGTAATGACTAAAGAACAGTTGTTAGAGTGTGTTGCTATTATTACAAAAACTTTAAGCGAGTTTAAAAAGTAA
- the rlmD gene encoding 23S rRNA (uracil(1939)-C(5))-methyltransferase RlmD, which yields MRRKTKRVVFENVEVVDAGAKGKTIGKAPDGRVIFLNNAVPGDVVDVQTTKKRKAYFEGTAINYHTLSDKRTEPQCEHFGVCGGCKWQHMGYEHQLFYKQKEVENNLTRIGHLQLPAITPILGSEKQYFYRNKMEFSFSDSRWLTLDEVKSDKEIEDRNALGFHIPGMWDKILDIKKCHLQADPSNAIRLETKEFATKNNMTFFNPRHHTGELRTLMIRTSSTGEIMVLIQFFDDHKENREALLNHLATTFPEITALLYVINQKQNDTIYDQDIVCFAGRDHIFEEMEGLQFKINPKSFYQTNSEQAYELYKITRDFAELSGDELVYDLYTGTGTIAQFVSKKAKKVVGIEAVPEAIEDAKANAKHNKIDNTVFYAGDMKKIFNPEFIAQNGTPDVIITDPPREGMHKDVVEQILAIAPNKVVYVSCNSATQARDLELMNDMYEITRLQAVDMFPQTHHVENVVLLKKRA from the coding sequence ATGCGAAGAAAAACAAAAAGAGTAGTTTTTGAGAATGTAGAAGTAGTAGATGCTGGTGCAAAAGGAAAAACTATAGGAAAAGCTCCTGACGGACGTGTAATTTTTTTAAATAACGCCGTGCCTGGTGATGTTGTAGATGTACAAACCACAAAAAAAAGAAAGGCTTATTTTGAAGGTACTGCCATAAATTACCATACCTTATCTGATAAAAGAACAGAACCACAGTGCGAACATTTTGGCGTTTGTGGTGGTTGCAAGTGGCAACATATGGGCTATGAACATCAATTGTTTTACAAGCAAAAAGAGGTAGAAAATAATTTAACCAGAATTGGACACTTACAATTACCTGCCATTACTCCTATTTTAGGGTCAGAAAAACAATATTTTTATCGCAATAAAATGGAGTTTTCTTTTTCTGATAGCAGATGGTTAACATTAGATGAAGTAAAATCAGATAAGGAAATTGAAGATCGTAATGCTTTAGGGTTTCATATTCCTGGAATGTGGGATAAAATTTTAGACATTAAAAAATGTCATTTACAAGCAGACCCATCTAACGCAATTAGGTTAGAAACTAAGGAATTTGCTACCAAAAATAATATGACATTTTTTAACCCTAGACACCACACTGGTGAATTACGTACCTTAATGATACGTACTTCTTCTACGGGAGAAATTATGGTACTTATTCAGTTTTTTGATGATCATAAAGAAAATAGAGAAGCACTTTTAAATCACTTGGCTACTACTTTCCCTGAAATTACTGCCTTATTGTATGTAATTAATCAAAAACAAAATGATACTATTTACGATCAAGACATTGTTTGTTTTGCTGGTAGAGATCATATTTTTGAAGAAATGGAAGGTCTTCAATTTAAAATAAACCCAAAGTCTTTTTATCAAACTAACTCAGAACAAGCATATGAGTTGTATAAAATTACTAGAGATTTTGCAGAACTTAGCGGTGATGAACTAGTATATGATTTATATACCGGTACAGGGACTATTGCTCAATTTGTCTCTAAAAAAGCTAAAAAGGTTGTTGGTATAGAGGCTGTACCAGAAGCTATTGAAGATGCTAAAGCAAATGCTAAGCATAATAAAATAGATAATACTGTTTTTTATGCTGGTGATATGAAAAAGATTTTTAATCCAGAGTTTATTGCTCAAAACGGTACACCAGACGTAATTATTACAGATCCACCAAGAGAAGGAATGCACAAAGATGTAGTTGAGCAAATTTTAGCTATTGCTCCCAACAAAGTGGTTTACGTAAGTTGCAACAGTGCTACACAAGCAAGAGATTTGGAATTAATGAATGATATGTATGAGATTACAAGACTGCAAGCTGTAGATATGTTTCCGCAAACGCATCACGTAGAAAATGTTGTACTTTTGAAAAAGAGGGCATAA
- a CDS encoding DUF6452 family protein, protein MKKIGILAAILLFTGFTSCEKDDICVDGDTALLIVNFYDFEAEEETEKAVTKLRIVGEGQDSPFDNEDSIDRTNLTTISIPLRANETTTTYNLISNSADNEDGDETGNTDTVTFNYATNEVYISRACGYVIHYNELTSTLTADAENWIKNVEVVETTVENIAVTHVKIYH, encoded by the coding sequence ATGAAAAAAATAGGAATATTAGCTGCAATTCTTCTGTTTACAGGCTTTACATCTTGTGAAAAAGATGATATTTGCGTAGATGGTGACACTGCTTTGTTAATTGTAAATTTTTATGATTTTGAAGCTGAAGAAGAAACTGAAAAAGCAGTTACTAAACTTAGAATTGTTGGTGAGGGACAAGATTCTCCTTTTGATAATGAAGATAGCATAGACAGAACCAACTTAACAACCATTAGTATTCCTTTGCGTGCAAATGAAACCACCACAACCTATAATTTAATTTCTAACTCTGCTGATAATGAAGATGGAGACGAAACTGGTAATACAGATACCGTAACATTTAATTATGCAACCAATGAAGTATATATTTCTAGAGCCTGCGGTTATGTTATTCATTATAATGAATTAACTAGTACACTTACTGCAGATGCAGAAAATTGGATTAAAAACGTAGAAGTAGTAGAAACCACAGTAGAAAACATAGCCGTAACACATGTTAAAATTTATCACTAG
- a CDS encoding DUF6048 family protein, with translation MLKFITSICIFSFVFNGFAQSKTIDLNKKDTLVYEQPYGIRLGVDLNRLAQNFYREDYKGLEITGDYRLSQNLYVAAELGNEENTRDEDNFNFTTTGSYLKLGVDLNVYDNWYGMNNSIYIGGRYAYSTFKHKINSYQIYDSNRYWQDDFLPGTENLSEFDGLNASWLEFVLGTKVEIFKNLYLGASVRLGYLLSNKTADGFANIWIPGFNKTTEGSNFGTGYNYSLSYLIPLYKRAKKKKKEPLEEQEKPKPEEGLKPKR, from the coding sequence ATGTTAAAATTTATCACTAGTATTTGTATTTTTAGTTTTGTTTTTAATGGCTTTGCGCAGAGTAAAACCATTGACTTAAACAAAAAGGATACGCTTGTTTATGAGCAACCATACGGTATACGTTTGGGTGTTGACTTAAATAGGCTTGCCCAGAATTTCTACAGAGAAGATTACAAGGGTTTAGAAATTACAGGGGATTATAGATTATCTCAAAACCTATACGTTGCAGCAGAACTTGGTAACGAAGAAAATACCAGAGATGAGGACAATTTTAATTTTACCACTACGGGTAGTTACTTAAAATTAGGTGTAGATTTAAATGTATATGATAATTGGTATGGTATGAACAATTCTATATACATTGGTGGTAGATACGCGTATAGCACATTTAAACACAAAATAAACAGTTACCAAATTTACGATAGTAATAGGTATTGGCAAGATGATTTTTTACCTGGCACAGAAAACTTATCTGAGTTTGATGGTTTAAATGCATCTTGGTTAGAGTTTGTTTTAGGTACTAAAGTAGAGATATTTAAAAATTTATATTTGGGTGCTAGTGTTCGTTTGGGGTATTTACTAAGTAACAAAACAGCAGATGGTTTTGCAAATATTTGGATTCCTGGCTTTAATAAAACTACTGAAGGTAGTAATTTTGGCACAGGATATAATTACAGCTTAAGCTATTTAATACCTTTATATAAAAGAGCTAAAAAGAAGAAAAAAGAACCTTTAGAAGAGCAAGAAAAGCCAAAACCTGAAGAAGGCCTAAAACCCAAAAGATAG
- a CDS encoding THUMP domain-containing class I SAM-dependent RNA methyltransferase gives MDNYKMIAKTLFGFEEILAKELRNLGAVNVKEGVRCVFFEGDKGFMYKANLCLRTAIKIIKPVTSFKVYNEQDLYRKMYAIDWGEFLTTDTTFAIDTTIKSDMFTHSLYVSQKVKDAIVDKFRDTEGERPNVDVKFPDVRFNIHIQNDTCNVALDSSGRSLHQRGYRTATNIAPINEVLAAGCLLLSGWDGQCDFIDPMCGSGTFLTEAAMIACNIPANINRKEFAFEKWSDFDEDLFDKIVDSSLNKTRDFHFKIKGFDKAPSAVRKAQDNVENANLDDYITVERKNFFDTEKEVDGHLHMVFNPPYGERLNIEMEEFYASIGDTLKQKYPGTDAWFITSNLEALKHVGLRPSRKIKVFNSHLESRLVKYVMYEGSKKAKFNKDRE, from the coding sequence ATGGATAATTATAAAATGATAGCCAAAACCTTATTTGGTTTTGAAGAGATTTTAGCAAAAGAACTACGCAATTTAGGCGCAGTAAATGTAAAAGAAGGCGTACGTTGTGTCTTTTTTGAAGGAGATAAAGGTTTTATGTACAAAGCAAATTTATGCTTGCGTACAGCTATTAAAATTATAAAACCTGTAACTTCTTTTAAGGTGTATAATGAGCAAGATTTATACAGGAAAATGTATGCTATAGATTGGGGAGAGTTTTTAACTACAGATACTACTTTTGCTATAGATACTACCATTAAGTCTGATATGTTTACGCACTCCTTATACGTGTCTCAAAAAGTTAAAGATGCCATTGTAGATAAATTTAGAGATACAGAAGGCGAAAGACCTAATGTAGATGTTAAATTCCCAGATGTACGTTTTAATATACATATACAGAATGATACTTGTAATGTAGCTTTAGATTCATCAGGTAGATCTTTGCACCAACGTGGTTACAGAACAGCAACCAATATTGCGCCAATAAATGAAGTTTTAGCAGCTGGTTGTCTGTTATTAAGTGGTTGGGATGGTCAGTGCGATTTTATAGATCCTATGTGTGGTAGTGGTACTTTTTTAACTGAAGCTGCTATGATTGCTTGTAATATACCAGCTAACATAAATAGAAAAGAGTTTGCTTTTGAAAAATGGTCTGATTTTGACGAGGATTTGTTTGATAAAATTGTAGACAGTAGCTTAAATAAAACAAGAGATTTTCATTTTAAAATAAAGGGGTTTGATAAAGCACCTTCTGCTGTACGTAAAGCTCAAGATAATGTAGAAAATGCTAATTTAGATGATTATATAACTGTTGAGCGTAAAAACTTTTTTGATACAGAAAAAGAGGTAGACGGTCATTTACATATGGTGTTTAACCCGCCTTACGGGGAACGACTAAATATAGAAATGGAAGAATTTTATGCAAGTATAGGAGACACTTTAAAGCAAAAATACCCAGGTACAGATGCTTGGTTTATAACTTCTAATCTTGAAGCATTAAAACACGTAGGTCTACGTCCGTCTAGAAAAATAAAAGTGTTTAACAGTCACTTAGAATCTAGGCTTGTGAAATATGTAATGTATGAGGGAAGTAAAAAAGCTAAGTTTAATAAAGATAGGGAGTAA
- a CDS encoding ZIP family metal transporter — MIYILPILGVLLSFIFVYVTKPKNKEIFKLLLAFSGAFLLAITVFELFPEVYEHGDPKQVGVFIMLGILLQIFLEFFSKGAEHGHVHLNIDSVNLPWMLFISLSIHSLLEGMPLGHHHNHNFVYGILVHKIPIAIILSIFLLNSKIKLAQAVLFITLFAFMTPLGSLLSSNLTFLKTYHIQITALVIGVLLHISTVILFESSEGHKFNLRKLLVIIFGIAIAYFI; from the coding sequence ATGATTTATATATTACCTATTCTTGGGGTATTGCTTAGTTTTATTTTTGTCTACGTTACCAAACCAAAAAATAAAGAAATATTTAAGTTACTACTTGCTTTTAGTGGGGCTTTTTTATTAGCTATAACAGTTTTTGAACTTTTTCCTGAGGTATACGAACACGGAGACCCTAAACAAGTTGGTGTATTTATAATGCTTGGTATTTTGTTGCAAATATTTTTAGAGTTTTTCTCTAAAGGAGCAGAACACGGTCACGTGCACCTTAATATAGATAGTGTTAATTTACCTTGGATGCTTTTTATTAGTTTATCTATACATTCATTATTAGAAGGTATGCCACTTGGTCACCACCACAATCATAACTTTGTGTATGGCATATTGGTTCATAAAATTCCTATTGCTATAATTTTAAGTATTTTTTTACTTAATTCTAAAATTAAACTAGCACAGGCGGTATTATTTATTACGCTATTTGCGTTTATGACACCATTAGGTAGTTTATTAAGTTCCAATTTAACTTTTTTAAAGACGTACCATATACAAATTACAGCATTGGTTATTGGAGTTTTACTACATATTTCTACAGTTATTTTGTTTGAAAGCTCAGAAGGTCATAAGTTTAACTTAAGAAAGTTATTAGTTATCATTTTTGGTATAGCTATTGCTTATTTTATCTAA
- a CDS encoding DUF4268 domain-containing protein, with translation MFSREESKKLREEFWISFGKSFPRKWTLYNTGIKNLSFKFYFDKKTAMVTLDLEHNDLEKQIDTWEKLSSLKSIITTDFLPDAIFTDAYILDNKKEISRIYVIKENVSIHNKNTWQETMVFLNENMQKFEAFFEDYSDIIKG, from the coding sequence ATGTTTAGCAGAGAAGAATCTAAAAAATTGCGTGAAGAGTTCTGGATTTCTTTTGGAAAATCGTTTCCTAGGAAATGGACACTTTACAATACAGGAATTAAAAATTTATCTTTTAAGTTTTATTTTGATAAAAAAACTGCAATGGTAACTTTAGATTTAGAGCATAATGATTTAGAAAAGCAGATAGATACTTGGGAAAAATTATCTTCCTTAAAATCTATTATTACTACAGATTTTTTACCTGATGCTATTTTTACAGACGCTTACATTTTAGATAACAAAAAAGAAATTTCTAGAATTTATGTGATTAAAGAAAATGTTAGCATACACAACAAAAACACTTGGCAAGAGACAATGGTTTTCTTAAATGAAAATATGCAAAAGTTTGAAGCTTTTTTTGAAGATTATAGCGACATTATTAAAGGATAA